The Manis javanica isolate MJ-LG chromosome 4, MJ_LKY, whole genome shotgun sequence genome contains a region encoding:
- the LOC140843026 gene encoding uncharacterized protein, with protein MGGGAWEPATHSKNPADGVWLPSGLCPEPLPCSFASGPLHVWQGEQVHDPRDTRGSFSAGTSSREQLWLVGEHGEVDLAGLLARGVNPAGSREVTVGPSQDERFDFTLPLSLWPVG; from the exons AtgggaggtggggcctgggagcCCGCCACACACAGCAAGAACCCCGCGGACGGGGTGTGGCTTCCCAGCGGGCTGTGCCCAGAGCCTCTTCCCTGCTCGTTTGCCTCGGGTCCGCTGCACGTCTGGCAAGGAGAGCAAGTGCACGATCCGCGGGACACCAGGGGCTCGTTCTCAGCAGGGACCAGCAGCCGCGAGCAGCTGTGGCTGGTGGGCGAGCACGGGGAGGTGGACCTCG CTGGGCTCCTGGCAAGAGGGGTGAATCCTGCCGGTAGCAGGGAGGTCACCGTGGGACCTTCCCAGGACGAGCGATTCGACttcactctccctctctccctctggccAGTGG GTTGA